From one Luteolibacter sp. SL250 genomic stretch:
- a CDS encoding DUF1549 domain-containing protein yields MKCPRFTVAAIISVVTAFIPVASAAPARPQDDPAFLKKAALQVDQHIAAFYRRQNLPVPGVTDDATFLRRAFLVSIGRIPSAEEAIDFMEMEDATKRDELVAYLLSSPGYTSHMTNWAYDLLRIVDRRDGVDATIAPYRFWVRNAVEKNMPWNEMTSRLLASEGNGWDPSTAAVGYYTRDRGMPLDNLSNSMRVFLGAHMECAQCHDDPFGKTERHDFYQLAAFTNGQGEINKDAMGPLYRELQDGEKYQTEEYYIAEILWDQVYGNSLSGGGRGAIALPADYQYRDGKPGEMVGAKTPFGKPVRMSEKGDKHNGRQEFADWVVNKTGPQFPSLIANRMWKRVMGSGVYEPVDEYIEPAKTQHPELMNYLGSLMVQLNYDLKAFQHVLLLTRTFQFGTNPKNSIVETGDDFHGRKISRLSSEQIWDSLITLAGGIPDDQAPRTLDNRIHLRGRPVLVGKKTMIDLSNEVLAINSDKDMRAYFNNLVKEIRSDKNSESPSKKGDSMMSMGSEVVSYNKDARVRASELPSPAPRDHFLYLFGQSDRMVVEGASKEPNVGQVLSLMNGFVQRQLVNNSSAHLYKSLEGTKSDAEKIRRLYLAILSRPPSEEEMGWMQEEVKAQGEEGYRNIVSSLVMSSEFLFLQ; encoded by the coding sequence ATGAAATGTCCCCGCTTTACTGTTGCCGCGATCATCTCGGTCGTTACGGCATTCATTCCAGTGGCTTCCGCCGCTCCGGCAAGGCCTCAGGATGACCCGGCTTTCCTGAAGAAGGCCGCTCTCCAGGTTGACCAACACATCGCGGCTTTCTACCGCCGCCAGAATCTTCCGGTGCCCGGCGTGACGGATGACGCCACGTTCCTGCGCCGCGCGTTCCTGGTCTCCATCGGCCGGATCCCCAGCGCTGAGGAGGCGATTGATTTCATGGAGATGGAAGACGCCACCAAGCGCGACGAACTGGTGGCCTACCTGCTTTCCTCCCCCGGCTACACCAGCCACATGACGAACTGGGCGTATGACCTCCTGCGCATCGTGGACCGCCGCGATGGTGTGGACGCGACCATCGCCCCGTACCGTTTCTGGGTCCGCAACGCGGTGGAGAAGAACATGCCGTGGAATGAGATGACCTCCCGCCTGCTGGCCTCCGAAGGCAACGGCTGGGATCCATCGACGGCAGCCGTCGGCTACTACACCCGTGACCGGGGTATGCCGCTCGACAACCTTTCGAACTCGATGCGCGTCTTCCTCGGCGCCCACATGGAGTGCGCCCAGTGCCACGACGATCCGTTCGGCAAGACCGAGCGCCACGATTTCTACCAGCTCGCCGCGTTCACCAACGGCCAGGGCGAGATCAACAAGGACGCCATGGGCCCGCTTTACCGCGAGCTGCAGGATGGTGAGAAGTACCAGACCGAGGAATACTACATCGCCGAGATCCTGTGGGACCAGGTCTATGGCAACTCCCTCTCCGGTGGTGGCAGGGGTGCCATCGCACTGCCCGCCGACTACCAGTACCGTGACGGCAAGCCGGGCGAGATGGTGGGTGCGAAGACCCCCTTCGGCAAGCCGGTGCGGATGTCCGAAAAGGGCGACAAGCACAACGGCCGCCAGGAATTCGCCGACTGGGTGGTCAACAAGACCGGCCCGCAGTTCCCGTCCCTCATCGCCAACCGCATGTGGAAGCGCGTGATGGGCAGCGGTGTCTATGAGCCGGTTGACGAGTACATCGAACCAGCCAAGACCCAGCACCCGGAGCTGATGAACTACCTGGGCAGCCTGATGGTGCAGCTCAACTACGACCTCAAGGCCTTCCAGCACGTGCTGCTGCTCACCCGGACCTTCCAGTTCGGCACCAACCCGAAGAACTCGATCGTCGAAACCGGGGATGACTTCCACGGCCGCAAGATCTCCCGCCTGTCCTCCGAGCAGATCTGGGACTCCCTCATCACCCTCGCCGGTGGCATCCCGGACGACCAGGCCCCACGGACGCTGGACAACCGCATCCACCTGCGCGGCAGGCCGGTTCTGGTCGGCAAGAAGACCATGATCGACCTTTCCAACGAGGTGCTCGCCATCAATTCCGACAAGGACATGCGCGCCTACTTCAACAACCTGGTGAAGGAGATCCGCAGCGACAAGAACTCCGAATCCCCCTCCAAGAAGGGTGACTCCATGATGTCGATGGGCAGCGAGGTCGTCAGCTACAACAAGGACGCCCGCGTGCGTGCCTCCGAGCTGCCATCTCCGGCGCCACGCGACCACTTCCTCTACCTCTTCGGCCAGTCCGACCGGATGGTGGTGGAAGGTGCCAGCAAGGAGCCGAACGTCGGCCAGGTGCTCTCCCTCATGAACGGCTTCGTCCAGCGCCAGTTGGTCAACAACTCCAGCGCCCACCTCTACAAGAGCCTGGAAGGCACGAAGTCCGACGCGGAGAAGATCCGCCGCCTCTACCTCGCCATCCTCAGCCGTCCGCCGTCCGAAGAGGAAATGGGCTGGATGCAGGAGGAAGTGAAGGCACAGGGTGAGGAAGGCTACCGCAACATCGTCTCCTCCCTCGTGATGTCCTCCGAGTTCCTGTTCCTCCAATAA
- the tgt gene encoding tRNA guanosine(34) transglycosylase Tgt: MSFTVLSTDPQSSARRGELVLPHGTVQTPIFMPVGTQGTVKTLHPWELEELGSQIILGNTYHLWLRPGHELVRDLGGLHGFSTWRKPILTDSGGFQVWSLAKLRKITEEGVRFNNHLDGSKMMLTPELSMDIQACLGSDIAMLFDECPPYPCDEKYAANSLALTTRWARRCKDWIVKNGPKSGEGRQHHFGIVQGSVYADLREQSARELVELDFDGYAVGGVSVGEPEHEMFRAIDNAVPFLPQDKPRYAMGLGTPPQILEMISRGVDMFDCVMPTRIARHGMAFTLDGPINIKNLIHAKDPSPICESAHPHVAGFSRAYLRHLFRAGEILGLRLLSFHNLHFYLSLVARARDAISEGNFTDFKHAFIQRYTRSTIP, from the coding sequence GTGTCGTTCACCGTTCTCAGCACAGACCCACAGAGTTCCGCCCGCCGGGGGGAGCTGGTGCTGCCCCACGGCACCGTCCAGACCCCCATCTTCATGCCGGTGGGCACCCAGGGAACGGTGAAGACCCTGCACCCGTGGGAGCTGGAGGAGCTGGGATCCCAGATCATCCTCGGGAACACCTACCACCTCTGGCTGCGGCCCGGCCATGAGCTGGTGCGGGATCTCGGCGGCCTGCACGGTTTCAGCACCTGGCGGAAGCCCATCCTCACGGACTCCGGCGGCTTCCAGGTCTGGTCGCTGGCAAAGCTCCGCAAGATCACCGAGGAGGGCGTCCGCTTCAACAACCATCTGGACGGCTCGAAGATGATGCTCACCCCGGAGCTGAGCATGGACATCCAGGCCTGTCTCGGCTCGGACATCGCCATGTTGTTCGACGAGTGCCCGCCCTACCCCTGCGATGAAAAATACGCGGCCAACTCCCTCGCGCTGACCACCCGCTGGGCGCGCCGCTGCAAGGACTGGATCGTCAAAAACGGGCCGAAGTCCGGCGAGGGCCGCCAGCACCACTTCGGCATCGTCCAGGGGTCCGTCTACGCGGACCTGCGCGAGCAGTCCGCCCGGGAGTTGGTGGAGCTGGATTTCGACGGCTACGCCGTCGGCGGCGTCTCCGTCGGGGAGCCGGAGCATGAGATGTTCCGCGCCATCGACAATGCCGTCCCCTTCCTCCCGCAGGACAAGCCCCGCTACGCCATGGGCCTGGGCACCCCGCCGCAGATCCTGGAAATGATCTCCCGCGGCGTGGACATGTTCGACTGCGTCATGCCCACCCGCATCGCCCGCCACGGCATGGCCTTCACCCTGGACGGCCCCATCAACATCAAAAACCTCATCCACGCGAAGGATCCCTCCCCCATCTGCGAAAGCGCCCACCCCCATGTCGCGGGCTTCTCCCGGGCCTATCTCCGGCACCTCTTCCGGGCGGGGGAAATCCTCGGTTTGCGGTTGCTTTCCTTCCACAATCTGCATTTCTACCTGTCCCTCGTCGCCCGGGCACGGGACGCCATCAGCGAAGGGAATTTCACCGATTTCAAACACGCATTCATCCAACGCTATACCCGATCCACCATCCCATGA
- a CDS encoding DUF1501 domain-containing protein, which translates to MNPFNKADELTRRHFMANAARAYLGVHLLPMMGSTIATAAPAGAGASAAKAKHVIYLYMSGGMSHVDTYDVKEKKDIMGKTEAIKTKADGVQIGNWLPKTAEVMDKVCVINSMKSTQGAHEQGTYVMHTSYNMLGTIRHPSLGSWVTRLGGRLHPELPPFVAINASPEYTGGGFFGAKYAAAPIGSPDAGLQDSHRASGVSEEDFARRLTLADRMNKKFHEKYPNQDVKAYEELYREAINLMNSKDLKAFDLSEESSETRALYGTGRFAQGCLLARRLIQHDVRFVEIQLGGWDTHYDNFAGVEGRCKEFDQAYAALIKDLEATGKLKDTLVVVATEFGRTPEIKTEHQGGRDHHPGAFTCTLAGAGVKGGMKYGSTDKEGKKVAELPVSPQDFNATIAYALGLPHDLVLMSPSKRPFRIAGPDAAKATPITSIFA; encoded by the coding sequence ATGAATCCGTTCAACAAAGCAGACGAGCTGACCCGCCGCCACTTCATGGCGAACGCCGCCCGTGCCTACCTCGGCGTCCATCTTCTTCCGATGATGGGCAGCACGATCGCCACCGCCGCACCTGCCGGTGCGGGTGCCTCCGCTGCGAAAGCAAAGCATGTCATCTACCTCTACATGAGTGGTGGCATGAGCCACGTTGACACGTACGACGTGAAGGAGAAGAAGGACATCATGGGCAAGACCGAGGCCATCAAGACGAAGGCCGACGGTGTCCAGATCGGCAACTGGCTTCCGAAGACCGCGGAGGTCATGGACAAGGTCTGCGTCATCAACTCGATGAAGTCCACCCAGGGCGCGCACGAGCAGGGCACTTACGTGATGCACACGAGCTACAACATGCTCGGCACCATCCGCCACCCGTCCCTCGGTTCCTGGGTGACCCGCCTCGGCGGCCGCCTCCACCCGGAGCTTCCTCCGTTCGTGGCGATCAACGCCTCTCCGGAATACACCGGCGGTGGTTTCTTCGGCGCGAAGTATGCCGCCGCACCGATCGGCAGCCCGGACGCCGGCCTCCAGGACTCCCACCGCGCCAGCGGTGTGTCCGAAGAGGACTTCGCCCGCCGCCTGACGCTCGCGGACCGGATGAACAAGAAATTCCACGAGAAGTATCCGAACCAGGACGTGAAGGCCTATGAGGAACTCTACCGCGAGGCGATCAACCTGATGAACTCGAAGGACCTCAAAGCCTTCGACCTCAGCGAGGAATCCTCCGAAACCCGCGCCCTCTACGGCACCGGCCGCTTCGCCCAGGGTTGCCTTCTCGCACGCCGCCTGATCCAGCACGACGTCCGCTTCGTCGAAATCCAGCTCGGCGGCTGGGATACCCACTATGACAACTTCGCGGGTGTCGAAGGACGCTGCAAGGAGTTCGACCAAGCCTACGCGGCGCTCATCAAGGACCTGGAAGCCACCGGCAAGCTCAAGGACACGCTCGTCGTCGTCGCCACCGAGTTCGGCCGGACTCCCGAGATCAAGACGGAGCACCAGGGCGGACGCGACCACCACCCGGGCGCATTCACCTGCACGCTCGCGGGTGCCGGCGTCAAAGGCGGCATGAAGTACGGTTCCACCGACAAGGAAGGCAAGAAAGTCGCCGAACTGCCGGTTTCCCCGCAGGACTTCAACGCCACCATCGCCTACGCCCTCGGCCTGCCTCACGACCTCGTGCTCATGTCCCCGAGCAAGCGTCCGTTCCGCATCGCCGGTCCGGATGCCGCCAAGGCGACGCCGATCACCTCGATCTTCGCCTGA
- the secD gene encoding protein translocase subunit SecD, whose amino-acid sequence MLAATAAKDPSAAMSALDYLRSGFEDPLTLFFIALSLLILFFWYFATDIENRKRNIGTILILGICGLCVLAATPPRERLKGGIDILGGSAFTLRVQPREGANGQMEAPTASQIDQAIVVLRNRLDSAGTNEAQINRLGEDQIQVQMPGVSEQESAEIREAIEKVAKLELREVSPRNDEVIEGKTLAQRAHEGLEIVPGYRAYMLKGKTEEGKEYEQPILLNRRTALGGSDIVNAYPSPQQNDAVAVTLSSEGADKMFNLTRNMRLKVDRIAVVLDGEVLNAPVVNAVLSKDFVISGLHDPGEPKALSDALMNPLENPLVVETQNKVSAAYGSAIITQAIWAGVVGLAITFLFVLLYYRAAGLVAVVGLLVNGVILFGIMAMFGFPFSLPGIAGMILTIGMAVDANVLIYERLREEMAAGKTLKSAISSSYEKAFTAIFDSNFTSLITALILFWLASGTIKGFAVTLTIGLLASLFSAILVTRVLFRWSIDLGVLKKLSFMSLIPPTKIDFLGKRKIAFVISVALIVVCAANFYIKRNDALGIDFTGGSVIQFQLAQDQFIPIDEVNKALDGLTLSKEANATEESSAATGVLLSVRCATEDAGKISAKLRESIPVLGERLPANQDGTPGEFKIAESAQEVSASAGSTYITESLIALGLGLVGIFLYIAFRFEFAFAIGGFLSTVHDVVLTIGLIVLFGSELSLLHVGAILTVAGYSLNDTIVIYDRIRERLRYETGSIESIMNEAINATLARTILTAGTTIITLVIIYFRGGPSLEGFALTILVGLIIGTISSVYIATPIVLWWGNRKGGNLRSYVVKEKKAEALPEPAN is encoded by the coding sequence ATGCTCGCCGCAACCGCCGCCAAAGATCCATCCGCCGCCATGAGTGCGCTGGACTACCTCCGTTCAGGCTTTGAGGACCCGCTGACCCTGTTTTTCATCGCCCTTTCCCTGCTCATCCTGTTCTTCTGGTACTTCGCCACCGACATCGAGAACCGGAAGCGGAACATCGGCACCATCCTCATCCTCGGCATCTGCGGACTATGCGTCCTCGCCGCCACCCCCCCGCGGGAGCGTCTGAAAGGCGGCATCGACATCCTCGGCGGCTCCGCCTTCACCCTGCGCGTGCAACCGCGGGAGGGAGCGAACGGCCAGATGGAGGCGCCCACCGCCTCCCAGATCGACCAGGCCATCGTGGTGCTGCGCAACCGTCTGGACTCCGCGGGCACCAATGAAGCCCAGATCAACCGCTTGGGCGAAGACCAGATCCAGGTCCAGATGCCCGGTGTTTCCGAGCAGGAGTCGGCGGAGATCCGCGAAGCGATCGAGAAAGTCGCCAAGCTGGAACTCCGCGAGGTCAGCCCGCGGAACGACGAGGTCATCGAGGGCAAGACCCTCGCCCAGCGCGCCCATGAGGGGCTGGAGATCGTCCCCGGCTACCGCGCCTACATGCTCAAGGGCAAGACGGAGGAAGGAAAAGAGTATGAGCAGCCCATCCTGCTCAACCGCCGCACCGCCCTCGGCGGATCGGACATCGTCAACGCCTACCCGTCCCCGCAGCAGAACGACGCCGTCGCCGTCACCCTCAGCTCGGAGGGTGCGGACAAGATGTTCAACCTCACCAGGAACATGCGCCTCAAAGTGGATCGCATCGCCGTGGTGCTCGACGGCGAGGTGCTCAACGCGCCGGTCGTCAATGCCGTCCTGAGCAAGGATTTCGTCATCAGCGGCCTTCATGATCCCGGCGAGCCGAAGGCGCTCTCCGACGCGCTGATGAACCCGCTGGAAAATCCGCTGGTGGTCGAGACCCAGAACAAGGTCTCCGCCGCCTACGGATCCGCCATCATCACCCAGGCCATCTGGGCCGGTGTCGTCGGCCTCGCCATCACCTTCCTCTTCGTGCTGCTCTACTACCGTGCGGCCGGTCTGGTCGCCGTCGTCGGCCTGCTGGTCAACGGGGTCATCCTCTTCGGGATCATGGCCATGTTCGGCTTCCCGTTCTCCCTTCCCGGCATCGCGGGGATGATCCTCACCATCGGCATGGCGGTTGACGCGAACGTCCTCATCTATGAGCGCCTGCGCGAGGAAATGGCCGCCGGCAAGACGCTGAAGTCCGCCATCAGCAGCTCCTACGAAAAGGCGTTCACCGCCATCTTCGACTCGAACTTCACCTCCCTCATCACCGCCCTCATCCTCTTCTGGCTGGCCAGCGGCACCATCAAGGGCTTCGCCGTCACGCTCACCATCGGTCTCCTCGCCTCGCTGTTCTCCGCCATCCTGGTGACCCGCGTGCTGTTCCGCTGGTCCATCGACCTGGGCGTGCTGAAGAAGCTCTCCTTCATGAGCCTCATCCCGCCGACGAAGATCGACTTCCTCGGCAAGCGGAAAATCGCCTTCGTCATCTCCGTGGCGCTCATCGTGGTCTGTGCGGCCAACTTCTACATCAAGCGGAACGACGCGCTCGGCATCGACTTCACCGGCGGCTCTGTCATCCAGTTCCAGCTCGCGCAGGACCAGTTCATCCCCATCGACGAGGTGAACAAGGCCCTCGACGGCCTCACCCTCTCCAAGGAGGCGAACGCCACCGAGGAAAGCAGCGCCGCCACCGGCGTGCTGCTCAGCGTGCGCTGCGCCACGGAGGACGCCGGAAAGATCTCCGCGAAGCTGCGTGAGTCCATCCCCGTGCTGGGTGAGCGCCTGCCAGCGAACCAGGACGGCACGCCCGGTGAGTTCAAGATCGCCGAAAGCGCCCAGGAAGTCTCCGCCTCCGCCGGCAGCACCTACATCACGGAGTCCCTCATCGCGCTCGGGCTCGGCCTGGTCGGCATCTTCCTCTACATCGCCTTCCGCTTCGAGTTCGCCTTCGCCATCGGCGGCTTCCTCTCCACCGTCCACGACGTCGTCCTCACCATCGGCCTCATCGTCCTGTTCGGCTCGGAGTTGTCGCTCCTCCACGTCGGCGCCATCCTCACCGTCGCCGGTTACTCCCTCAACGACACCATCGTCATCTACGACCGGATCCGCGAGCGCCTGCGCTACGAGACCGGCTCCATCGAGTCCATCATGAACGAGGCGATCAACGCCACCCTGGCGCGGACGATCCTCACCGCGGGAACGACGATCATCACCCTGGTCATCATCTACTTCCGAGGCGGTCCGTCCCTGGAAGGCTTCGCCCTCACCATCCTGGTCGGTCTCATCATCGGCACCATCTCCTCGGTCTACATCGCCACGCCCATCGTGCTGTGGTGGGGCAACCGCAAGGGCGGCAACCTCCGCAGCTATGTGGTGAAGGAGAAGAAAGCCGAAGCCCTTCCGGAACCAGCCAACTGA
- the metF gene encoding methylenetetrahydrofolate reductase [NAD(P)H] has product MHIRDILADSKPSLSFEFFPPRTNAAWEELYQTIRDLEPLNPSFVSVTYGAGGTTREMTHDLVVRIKQTTSIPPIPHLTCVGHTEAEVDAILTRYAAAGVSNILALRGDPPRDRPDYDWSEGDFRHASDLVAFIKRFNEKGIHPDPRGFGIGVAGFPEGHPSTPNRVDELDHLKAKVDAGADYICTQLFFDNHDFLDFRDRCRFTGIEVPILAGIMPISSLQGMKRMAELAAGARYPAKLLRALDRAGGHPQSVERVGIHYAAQQCAHLLDHGVDGIHFYTLNKSHATREIYANLGLAAANAG; this is encoded by the coding sequence ATGCACATCCGGGACATCCTCGCCGATTCCAAGCCATCCCTGTCCTTCGAGTTCTTCCCTCCGCGGACCAATGCGGCCTGGGAGGAACTCTACCAGACCATCCGGGATCTGGAACCGCTCAATCCCTCCTTCGTCTCGGTGACCTACGGAGCGGGCGGCACCACCCGGGAGATGACGCATGACCTGGTGGTCCGCATCAAGCAGACCACCTCCATCCCGCCCATCCCCCACCTGACCTGCGTCGGCCACACCGAAGCGGAGGTGGATGCCATCCTCACCCGCTACGCCGCCGCCGGCGTATCCAACATCCTCGCCCTGCGCGGGGATCCTCCGCGCGACCGCCCGGACTATGATTGGTCGGAGGGGGACTTCCGCCACGCGTCCGACCTGGTCGCCTTCATCAAGCGCTTCAACGAAAAGGGCATCCACCCGGATCCACGCGGCTTCGGCATCGGCGTCGCGGGCTTCCCGGAAGGCCACCCCTCCACCCCGAACCGGGTCGATGAACTGGACCATCTGAAGGCGAAGGTGGACGCGGGCGCGGACTACATCTGCACCCAGCTCTTCTTCGACAACCACGACTTCCTGGACTTCCGCGACCGCTGCCGCTTCACCGGCATCGAGGTGCCCATCCTCGCCGGCATCATGCCCATCAGCTCCCTGCAGGGCATGAAGCGGATGGCGGAGCTGGCCGCCGGAGCCCGCTACCCCGCGAAATTGCTGCGCGCGCTGGACCGCGCCGGCGGACACCCCCAGTCGGTGGAACGCGTGGGCATTCACTACGCGGCGCAACAGTGCGCCCACCTGCTGGACCACGGTGTGGACGGCATCCACTTCTACACGCTCAACAAGAGCCACGCCACCCGCGAGATCTACGCCAACCTGGGGCTCGCCGCCGCGAACGCGGGCTAA
- a CDS encoding EF-hand domain-containing protein — protein sequence MKPISIPMILAGLVIPAAMVGAQPEGGGERRPPGRPGMEGGKEGGGGRERRPGRGWKEADTDNNGMVTRAEFDNLPRIQKLPEEKRSKIFSRFDKDQDGILSADELKVMMQRPPSGGAHAAMMRFRELDTDKSGGVSLAELKAGELFKKLPVEKQEALFARLDTDGDGEITIKDRPPGPRDGPGRPDRDGRPRRDGDGRPDRDGEGKPKREGGPDREGGPDRPPRDPRRITKDLDENGDGSVSFEEFRKAPPVRDLGEDLQEDRFEALDKNGDKKLDETDFPTPAKEE from the coding sequence ATGAAACCGATATCCATTCCGATGATTCTGGCTGGCCTGGTGATCCCCGCCGCGATGGTGGGCGCGCAGCCGGAAGGGGGCGGTGAGCGCCGGCCTCCGGGCCGTCCCGGAATGGAGGGTGGCAAGGAAGGCGGCGGTGGCCGTGAGCGCCGCCCCGGCAGGGGGTGGAAAGAGGCGGACACGGACAACAACGGGATGGTGACCCGCGCGGAATTCGACAATCTCCCCCGCATCCAGAAGCTGCCGGAGGAAAAGCGGAGCAAGATTTTCTCCCGGTTCGACAAGGATCAGGACGGTATCCTCAGTGCGGATGAACTGAAGGTGATGATGCAGCGGCCGCCGTCCGGAGGGGCGCATGCCGCGATGATGAGATTCCGCGAACTGGACACCGACAAGAGCGGCGGCGTGAGCCTCGCGGAACTGAAGGCGGGTGAACTTTTCAAGAAGCTGCCGGTGGAGAAGCAGGAGGCCCTGTTCGCCAGGCTGGATACCGACGGTGATGGTGAGATCACGATCAAGGACCGGCCTCCCGGTCCGCGGGATGGTCCCGGTCGTCCGGACCGGGATGGCAGGCCCCGCCGGGACGGTGACGGAAGGCCGGACCGCGATGGCGAGGGAAAACCGAAACGCGAAGGTGGCCCGGATCGCGAAGGTGGTCCCGACCGTCCGCCGCGGGATCCGCGCAGGATCACCAAAGATCTCGATGAGAACGGGGACGGCTCGGTCAGTTTCGAGGAATTCAGGAAAGCGCCTCCGGTCCGGGATCTGGGAGAGGACCTCCAGGAAGACCGCTTCGAGGCGCTGGACAAGAACGGCGACAAGAAGCTGGATGAGACGGACTTTCCCACTCCCGCGAAGGAGGAGTGA
- the yajC gene encoding preprotein translocase subunit YajC, with amino-acid sequence MISIPTIFSSLPLAQAGDAPAGIFGHPAVMPVLLIVMFYFLLIRPQQRQRKEQAARIAALATGDKVTTTAGIHGIVHSIKDNTVMVKVSEGTFIEFDKPAIASVRKKDSEA; translated from the coding sequence ATGATCTCCATCCCGACGATTTTCTCCTCCCTTCCGCTCGCCCAGGCCGGTGACGCCCCCGCGGGCATCTTCGGTCACCCGGCGGTCATGCCGGTCCTGCTGATCGTCATGTTCTACTTCCTCCTCATCCGCCCGCAGCAGCGCCAGCGGAAGGAACAGGCCGCCCGCATCGCCGCACTGGCCACCGGTGACAAGGTGACCACCACCGCAGGCATCCACGGCATCGTCCACAGCATCAAGGACAACACCGTCATGGTGAAGGTCTCCGAAGGCACCTTCATCGAGTTCGACAAGCCGGCCATCGCCTCCGTCCGCAAAAAGGACAGCGAAGCCTGA
- a CDS encoding (deoxy)nucleoside triphosphate pyrophosphohydrolase: protein MDGTGESRREIQVVCGVIVDGEGRCLMCRRPDGKHLGGLWEFPGGKVDEGEMPDVALVRELEEELGIRVGVGERLGDVRWDYGSVVVRLMPFFCKTLSGNPLPLEHSEVRWGTLAEARELEWAPADVPILEELALREFAT from the coding sequence ATGGACGGGACGGGAGAAAGCAGGCGGGAGATCCAGGTGGTCTGCGGTGTGATCGTGGACGGGGAGGGGCGTTGCCTGATGTGCCGCCGTCCGGATGGAAAGCATCTCGGGGGGCTGTGGGAGTTCCCGGGAGGGAAGGTGGATGAGGGCGAAATGCCCGATGTGGCGCTGGTCCGGGAACTGGAGGAGGAACTGGGCATCCGTGTGGGGGTGGGGGAACGGCTGGGGGATGTCCGCTGGGACTATGGCTCGGTGGTGGTCCGTTTGATGCCTTTTTTCTGTAAAACTCTGTCAGGAAATCCACTGCCGCTGGAGCACTCCGAGGTGCGCTGGGGAACCCTCGCGGAGGCCCGGGAACTGGAGTGGGCGCCCGCGGATGTCCCCATTCTGGAGGAGTTGGCGTTGAGGGAGTTTGCGACCTGA